In the genome of Drosophila pseudoobscura strain MV-25-SWS-2005 chromosome 3, UCI_Dpse_MV25, whole genome shotgun sequence, one region contains:
- the LOC4803664 gene encoding uncharacterized protein translates to MFNSIEITDSDEEPNFVVDAIETKCSGTRRPSGESKESAAIEITPKKAKPAFLAKGASTSPSSSDKTGTSTGTGTDVNDKSNAKGPGRQRSRKSQHQTLRMSPADIQFETIALEDEETRRANKMASVKTDEPQLQRNVVDAIDNMINSHEMQALIKRIARERVRCNFLLATYQLPDMNFALNTHIDTLRYQFRERLRQRNERNLLNAATTSLPTVPTTSRPNLATTVNPTKGTTSKGIVRARQPQS, encoded by the coding sequence ATGTTCAATTCCATTGAAATAACAGATTCTGACGAAGAGCCCAATTTCGTCGTGGATGCAATAGAGACAAAATGTTCTGGAACTCGGCGGCCATCAGGCGAATCAAAAGAAAGTGCAGCAATTGAAATTACtccaaaaaaagcaaaaccgGCGTTTTTGGCAAAGGGCGCATCAACGTCGCCATCTTCCTCGGATAAAACAGGCACATCCACTGGCACAGGAACAGACGTCAACGATAAATCCAATGCCAAAGGCCCAGGACGACAAAGGTCTCGAAAGAGCCAGCATCAAACCCTTCGTATGAGCCCCGCAGACATACAGTTCGAGACCATAGCTTTGGAGGATGAAGAAACACGAAGAGCCAATAAGATGGCGAGCGTAAAGACAGATGAACCACAGCTACAGAGAAATGTCGTGGACGCGATTGACAATATGATAAATAGCCACGAAATGCAGGCGCTTATCAAACGCATTGCCAGGGAGCGCGTACGCTGTAACTTTTTGCTGGCCACCTATCAATTGCCCGACATGAATTTCGCGCTGAACACTCACATTGATACACTACGTTATCAATTTCGGGAACGTCTTAGGCAGCGGAACGAACGGAATTTATTAAATGCAGCGACAACTTCTCTTCCTACCGTACCGACTACATCTCGCCCTAACTTAGCAACAACCGTCAATCCCACTAAAGGGACGACCAGCAAGGGAATTGTCAGAGCCAGACAGCCCCAGTCGTAG
- the Den1 gene encoding sentrin-specific protease 8 isoform X2 has translation MSANSKADPISLSFHDSCLRMSDVQLLHGPRWLNDQILSFYYEYLTHVKYKTNDDIVFIAPEVTQCMKYMDDQELEQLMDENKATRKPFIFFALNDNMTFEAGGTHWSLLVFSRPEKTFYHFDSYGNNNTSNSVELMNKVKETMDMRSAKFRPMRCLQQANGYDCGIHVICMTDHIADYLNRYEVIDGLPPLQVDTVKAKRTELLKLILSLGGKD, from the coding sequence ATGAGCGCCAACTCGAAGGCGGATCCGATCTCACTGAGCTTCCACGACTCGTGTCTGCGGATGTCCGAcgtgcagctgctgcatgGGCCCCGCTGGCTGAACGACCAGATTTTGAGCTTCTACTACGAGTACCTGACGCACGTGAAGTACAAGACAAACGACGATATCGTCTTCATAGCCCCAGAGGTGACCCAATGCATGAAGTACATGGACgaccaggagctggagcaactCATGGATGAGAACAAGGCCACTAGGAAGCCATTTATATTCTTCGCCTTGAATGATAACATGACCTTCGAGGCCGGTGGCACGCACTGGTCGTTGCTGGTCTTCTCGCGACCGGAGAAGACGTTCTATCACTTTGACTCGTACGGAAACAACAACACTAGCAACTCTGTGGAGCTGATGAACAAGGTGAAGGAAACTATGGACATGCGCTCTGCCAAGTTTCGTCCAATGCGCTGCCTGCAACAGGCCAACGGCTACGACTGCGGCATACACGTCATTTGTATGACCGACCACATTGCCGACTATCTGAATAGGTATGAGGTGATTGATGGACTACCGCCGCTGCAGGTGGACACCGTTAAAGCCAAACGAACGGAACTGCTCAAGCTGATCTTGTCGCTGGGCGGCAAGGACTAG
- the Den1 gene encoding sentrin-specific protease 8 isoform X1, translating to MLPQDRKILRQHTRQNQSSNQTGASRRVGGKSGTPNRYNNHHSKMSANSKADPISLSFHDSCLRMSDVQLLHGPRWLNDQILSFYYEYLTHVKYKTNDDIVFIAPEVTQCMKYMDDQELEQLMDENKATRKPFIFFALNDNMTFEAGGTHWSLLVFSRPEKTFYHFDSYGNNNTSNSVELMNKVKETMDMRSAKFRPMRCLQQANGYDCGIHVICMTDHIADYLNRYEVIDGLPPLQVDTVKAKRTELLKLILSLGGKD from the exons ATGCTGCCCCAAGATAGAAAAATTTTAAG GCAACATACACGCCAGAACCAGAGTTCGAATCAAACAGGGGCTTCGAGACGCGTCGGTGGAAAGAGCGGCACCCCAAATAGATACAACAACCATCACTCCAAGATGAGCGCCAACTCGAAGGCGGATCCGATCTCACTGAGCTTCCACGACTCGTGTCTGCGGATGTCCGAcgtgcagctgctgcatgGGCCCCGCTGGCTGAACGACCAGATTTTGAGCTTCTACTACGAGTACCTGACGCACGTGAAGTACAAGACAAACGACGATATCGTCTTCATAGCCCCAGAGGTGACCCAATGCATGAAGTACATGGACgaccaggagctggagcaactCATGGATGAGAACAAGGCCACTAGGAAGCCATTTATATTCTTCGCCTTGAATGATAACATGACCTTCGAGGCCGGTGGCACGCACTGGTCGTTGCTGGTCTTCTCGCGACCGGAGAAGACGTTCTATCACTTTGACTCGTACGGAAACAACAACACTAGCAACTCTGTGGAGCTGATGAACAAGGTGAAGGAAACTATGGACATGCGCTCTGCCAAGTTTCGTCCAATGCGCTGCCTGCAACAGGCCAACGGCTACGACTGCGGCATACACGTCATTTGTATGACCGACCACATTGCCGACTATCTGAATAGGTATGAGGTGATTGATGGACTACCGCCGCTGCAGGTGGACACCGTTAAAGCCAAACGAACGGAACTGCTCAAGCTGATCTTGTCGCTGGGCGGCAAGGACTAG